The genomic DNA TCCTGGTTTTCCAAGTAGGGCAAACATGTTGACTTTATATGCTTCTACACCAGGTTGGTCAAATGGGTTAACCCCTAATAAGTAACCGCTCATTGCACATGCTTTTTCGAAGAAGTAGACTAAATAACCAAATGTGTACGCATCCATCGCTGGAATTTCTACCACTAAGTTCGGTACGCCTCCGTCAGTGTGCGCAAGAAGTGTTCCTTCGAACGCTTTGTTGTTCACGAAGTCGACTGTTTTTCCAGCTAAATAGTTTAAGCCGTCGAGATTGCTTTCCTCTTCTTCAATAACGAGCTCGTGACGTGGGTTATTTACTTTAATGATCGTTTCAAATAAGTCACGACGACCTTCTTGGATATATTGACCTAAAGAGTGTAAGTCCGTAGAGAAATTCGCAGATGCTGGGAAAATTCCTTTTTGGTCTTTTCCTTCACTTTCGCCGAATAATTGTTTCCACCATTCGGCAAAGTATTGTAAGCCTGGCTCATAGTTAATGAGCATTTCGATTGTTTTTCCTTTGTTGTATAAAATGTTACGAACCGCGGCGTATTGGTATGCTAAGTTGTCTTCTAGCTCAGAATGGCTGAAATCTTCACGAGCTTTTTGGGCTCCTTTCATCATCGCTTCGATGTCGATTCCACTAACCGCTATCGGTAGCAAACCAACCGCTGTTAACACAGAATAACGTCCCCCGACATCATCAGGAATGATGAATGACTCATAGCCTTCTTCATTAGCCAATGTTTTTAACGCACCTTTTTGACGGTCCGTTGTTGCATAAATACGTTGACGCGCTTCTTCTTTGCCATATTTATCTTCTAATAATTTGCGGAAAATACGGAAGGCAATCGCTGGTTCAGTTGTCGTACCTGATTTTGAGATAACGTTAATGGACCAGTCTTTTCCTTCTAATAAGTCCATTACATCGCGCATGTACGTAGAGCTGATGTTGTTTCCAACGAATAACACTTGTGGAGTTTGGCGTTTTTCACTTGGAAGGGCATTATAAAAACTGTGGTTTAACATTTCAATTGCTGCACGCGCCCCTAAGTAGGAACCACCGATCCCAATGACTACAAGCACATCGGAATCGTTTTTAATTTTTTCGGCCGCTTTTAAAATACGGGCAAATTCTTCTTTATCATAGTTCACAGGTAAATCAATCCATCCTAAAAAGTCGTTTCCTGCTCCCGTTTTTTCATGTAACGAATGGTGAGCGACTTTTACAGCGTCACGTAAATATGTAAGTTCATGCTCTCCGAAAAACGACAACGCTTTCGAATAATCAAAACGAATATGTGTCATTTTCTTTCCTCCAACTAAAGTTTTCTTCTCCTTTCACTTTATCGAAATGGCCTCCAATTATCAAGAAAGGCGACTAAATGTAAGCGTATCCAATAATATTTTTCTTCCATTTTCCTTTTTCTATTTGTCAGGACATCAAAAAAGCTGTCCAACCCCCAATTGGGTGAACAGCTTTTCCTTCAAGTTCACTTATAGTTGTACGTTTGCAGCTTGTGGGCCACGAGCACCTTGCTCGATTTCGAATCTGACCGTTTGACCTTCTTCTAACGTTTTGAACCCTTCGCCTTGAATGGCAGAATAATGAACGAATACATCGTCTTTCCCTTCTACAGCAATAAATCCGTAGCCTTTTTCAGAATTAAACCATTTTACTTTACCTGTTACCATTTCATTTCCTCCTAAATGTAAACACATAAAAAATATTTATTTCTGTTCTGCCTCAACTTTCAAGACGAAAAGCGATAAATGCCTTACTCTTTCAAATGATTCGAACAAAAACATTAAATTAATGTTACCATAGTTCATCATAAAACACAAGGAACTTTTATGATTTTTTTCAAAAAAAGAGGAAAGCATACGCCTTCCTCTTTTTTTCTATAACGATGCACGTAAAATCGCGAGTACATCTTCCTTGTTTAATTTTTTAAAGTGACCGAATTCGCCAAATACGGTCGCTTTTTCGGCCATCAGTTCTAATTGACTATCATCAATACCGTAATCCGCTAAGCGAGACGGAGCACCGATACTTGTCCAGAATGCACGAAGTTTTTCGATTCCTTCTAAAGCTACTTCTTCATCTGTTTTTCTTGCTGGATCTACATCAAATACATTAACGGCTAACTGCTTAAAGCGTTGCGGATTCACATGTAACACATGCTTCATCCAGTTCGGGAAGAGAATCGCAAGTCCTCCAGCATGTGGGATATCATACACAGCCGAAACCGCATGCTCAATGTTATGGGTCGCCCAGTCCCCTTGAACCCCCATGGAAAGCATCCCGTTTAATGCGATGGTACCACTATACATAATCGTTTCACGAAGCTCATAATTTTCTAAGTCATTCACAAGCTTCGGAGCTGCTTCGATGACAGTTTTTAATACGCTTTCGCACATCCGGTCTTGAAGCGGTGTATTTTCTACGTTGTGGAAATATTGTTCAAACACATGGGACATCATATCAACAATGCCATACACCGTATGCTCCTTCGGTACCGTCTTCGTGTAGGTCGGATCTAATATAGAGAATTTCGGGAACACTACTGGACTTCCCCAACCGTGCTTTTCTTTTGTTTCCCAGTTCGTAATGACGGAACCTTTGTTCATTTCTGAGCCGGTTGCGGCTAACGTTAATACCGTTCCTAAAGGTAATGCTTCTTTCACTTCGGCTTTTTTAATGACGAAATCCCATGGATCG from Bacillus sp. (in: firmicutes) includes the following:
- a CDS encoding cold-shock protein codes for the protein MVTGKVKWFNSEKGYGFIAVEGKDDVFVHYSAIQGEGFKTLEEGQTVRFEIEQGARGPQAANVQL
- a CDS encoding glucose-6-phosphate isomerase, coding for MTHIRFDYSKALSFFGEHELTYLRDAVKVAHHSLHEKTGAGNDFLGWIDLPVNYDKEEFARILKAAEKIKNDSDVLVVIGIGGSYLGARAAIEMLNHSFYNALPSEKRQTPQVLFVGNNISSTYMRDVMDLLEGKDWSINVISKSGTTTEPAIAFRIFRKLLEDKYGKEEARQRIYATTDRQKGALKTLANEEGYESFIIPDDVGGRYSVLTAVGLLPIAVSGIDIEAMMKGAQKAREDFSHSELEDNLAYQYAAVRNILYNKGKTIEMLINYEPGLQYFAEWWKQLFGESEGKDQKGIFPASANFSTDLHSLGQYIQEGRRDLFETIIKVNNPRHELVIEEEESNLDGLNYLAGKTVDFVNNKAFEGTLLAHTDGGVPNLVVEIPAMDAYTFGYLVYFFEKACAMSGYLLGVNPFDQPGVEAYKVNMFALLGKPGYEEKKAELEERLK
- a CDS encoding iron-containing alcohol dehydrogenase, with amino-acid sequence MNQFTFHNPTKLIFGKGQLEQLKTEVPQYGKKVLLVYGGGSIKRNGLYDEVRTYLDEIGAEVFELSGVEPNPRLSTVKKGVEICKQEGIEFLLAVGGGSVIDCTKAIAAGAKYDGDPWDFVIKKAEVKEALPLGTVLTLAATGSEMNKGSVITNWETKEKHGWGSPVVFPKFSILDPTYTKTVPKEHTVYGIVDMMSHVFEQYFHNVENTPLQDRMCESVLKTVIEAAPKLVNDLENYELRETIMYSGTIALNGMLSMGVQGDWATHNIEHAVSAVYDIPHAGGLAILFPNWMKHVLHVNPQRFKQLAVNVFDVDPARKTDEEVALEGIEKLRAFWTSIGAPSRLADYGIDDSQLELMAEKATVFGEFGHFKKLNKEDVLAILRASL